The genome window TGGTGGAAAGCCATGTATTTGGCAAAGTCGTCAATTGAAGTAATGAGGCCGCCCATGGCTCCGTGCGACCCATCGTGCAGCAGTTCTTCTTCCTGCCACTGCTCGCCCTGCCAACGATACCCATGCGCCAGCAAATTGGCTGGTACTTTGGTGTATTCCCATTCCGTGCTGTTCATGCCCAGCGGTTTTAGAATAGCGTCCGTAATGTATTGCTGGTAAGGCTTTCCAGATACCGTGGTGATAATCCGTCCCAGCATTGCGAAAGCCAGATTGCTGTATTCGTAGGCGATGCCGGTCGCATTCGAAAGGGATAGGCCACCTTTGATCAAATCGGTCAACTCTTTTTCGGTATCGCTCAACTGGCGGTCGCCCCAGGGATTATCTTCAGGGAAACCCGCCGAGTGCGTCATCAAATTCCGAACGGTAATGAGCGGCGAATCACGGGTCACGTAGGTCAGGTTTTTCAGCTCCGGAACGTACAAATAAGCCGGATCATCCAGACGCAATTTCCCTTCATCCCGCAGCTTTAGAACGGCCATCGTCGTAAAACTCTTGGTCATCGAAGCAATACGAAACAGCGACTTCGATGTAGCCACCGTTTTTTTCGCTACATCCGTGTAGCCGAACCCGCCGGAATGCATTAACTTTCCATCCACCACAATTCCAAAAGCCATACCCGGAAAATGAGCCTTCTCGGCCCAATCGCGGTACAGCTTTTCAGCCACCGGATAAGCTGCTTCCAGTTTTCTGAGCCGTTCGGCATCCGTAAAAATCGGAGCCTGGTAGGTTTTCAGAAAATTTTCAGGAACTGAATTTTTATTCGGGACGGATTGGCTATGGGCAATGGCAACGGTTAAGGAAGCTAAAAGAGTAATTGTTTTCTTCATAAAGGCTGTATGGAAGTGCAGCGTCGAAAATACAAATTTCTGTCATACGACCCGCCACCTTGAAGTTTTATAATTCCGTTCTTGCGCCAGAGCCCTCCCCTGCCTTTTTTTGTGGTTTCAACCCGGACCCACTTTGGTTCACGCCTTCCGGGAAGGTCGCTCACGGATCAACCTTCCCGGAAGGCCAGACGGGGGCCATTCATTTTAATTCTGTAAAGCGAATCCATGATTCAACCTCAAGAAAATCGTTCAATAGCAGGACGTATTGCCTCGCTCCTGAACTTATCGAATCGATCTGTTGACAATACGATTGAATTGCTCGACGGCGGGGCCACCGTTCCGTTTATCTCCCGGTACCGCAAGGAAGCAACAGGCGGCCTGGACGAAGTGCAGATTGCTTCGATCAAAGACACGTACCAGAAGCTTCAGGAACTGGACAAACGCCGGGAGGCCATCCTGAAATCCATCGATGAGCAAGGAAAACTAACGCCGGATTTACGTCAGAAAATTTCACTGGCGGCAACCCTTACAGAACTTGAAGATTTATACCTACCCTATAAGCAGAAACGAAAAACCCGCGCCAGCATCGCCATTGAGAAAGGGCTGGAACCGCTGGCCAAGCTCATTTACCTCCAGCAGGAACGCGATCTGTCCCGCAAAGCTCTGACCTTTTTGAACGACAAAGTTGAGTCGGTAGACGACGCTTTGCAGGGCGCACGGGATATTATTGCTGAATGGATCAACGAAAATGCCGACGCCCGGCAACGCATCCGGGTCTTGTTTGAACGGGAAGCGATTATTCGTTCGGTAGTCAAGAAAGGCAAGGAAACGGAAGGCATCAAATACAAGGATTACTACGATTTTGCGGAGCCCCTGCGTCGGGTGCCTTCCCACCGCCTGTTGGCGTTGCGCCGGGGTGAAGCCGAAGGTATTTTGTCGGTAGGCATTGCGCCAGACGAAGAAGCGGCCCTCGAACGCCTGGAGCGGCAGTTTCTGCGCGGATCGGCCAGCACGGGCGACCAGATGATTCTGGCCATCAAAGACAGTTACAAACGGCTGGTCAAACCCTCCATTGAAACGGAATTTGATAATCTGTCCAAAGAAAAAGCCGATGCGGAAGCCATTCGTATTTTTGCTGATAACCTCCGGCAGTTACTCTTGTCTTCACCACTGGGGCAAAAGCGCGTGCTGGCCATCGACCCCGGTTACCGCACGGGCTGTAAGACCGTTTGTCTGGATGCGCAGGGAACATTGCTTACCAATGACGTTATTTACCCGGATCGTAACGGCGGGCAACAGGCGGCGCAGACCGTGTTAAAACTCGTTCAGCAATACCAGATCGAAGCCATCGCGATTGGTAACGGAACCGCTGGCCGGGAAACGGAGACATTTGTTCGTGGCTTGAATTTCGGCATAACCATTCCGGTGTTTATGGTTAGCGAACAAGGCGCGTCTGTCTATTCAGCCTCCGATGTGGCTCGTCAGGAGTTCCCCGATCAGGATGTTACTGTGCGCGGGGCCGTTTCCATCGGTCGCCGACTAATGGACCCCCTGGCTGAAATGGTTAAAATCGACCCTAAATCCATCGGCGTTGGTCAATACCAGCACGATGTAGACCCGTCGTCTCTGAAGGCCAGTCTGGATTCGGTGGTTGAAAGCTGCGTGAACCAGGTTGGGGTGTCGCTCAACACGGCCAGCGCCCACTTGCTGCGTTATGTATCGGGTTTAGGTCCGACACTGGCCCAGAATATTGTTGAGTACCGCACGCAGAATGGGGCTTTCAAATCCCGCGATCAGCTGAAAAAAGTACCTCGGCTGGGGAACAAAGCCTTTGAACAATGCGCCGGCTTCCTTCGCATCGACAACGCTCCTAACCCGCTTGATAACAGCGCCGTGCACCCGGAAAGCTACGCCGTTGTGGAGAAAATGGCACGGGATCTGAATAGTACGGTTCAGGATTTGGTAAAAAATACGGAGCTTCGGAAGCAAATAAAACCCGAACGCTACGTTACTGATACAGTGGGGCTGCCAACGCTGCGGGATATTCTGGCCGAACTCGAAAAGCCCGGTCGCGATCCGCGTGAGCAGCTTTCAGTATTTGAATACGACGAGCGCGTTAAAAAAGTGGAAGATCTGCACGAAGGCATGATTTTACCAGGCGTGGTCACCAATGTAACTGCTTTCGGTGCCTTCGTTGACATTGGGGTGAAACAGGATGGATTGGTGCATATTTCGCAATTATCCCACCAGTTCGTTTCCGATCCGCGTCAAGTGGTAAAAGTTTTCCAGAAAGTAAAAGTTAAGGTGGTTGAGGTCGATTTACAGCGCAAGAGAATTGCTTTAACCATGAAAATTTAATAGGTTCGTACAGTAGGTGGCCGGCTTCGGTCGGTCACGATTACTATCCCACCCATTGCTATGTTTGCGAATTTACACTTTCGGGCGATCTGGCGGCCCTCTGTCTTCACGTTACTTGTTACGCTAAGTCTTTCTTCGTGCTCTTTTTTTCGCTCGACGCCTTACACCCCGCCTGCGCAGCGAAAAACGGTGGCGGCGCGTAAACCGGCTTCCAACGCCAGGCCCGTTAAAAAAGTCGATACGCATACGTACCACAAGAGTTACGTACGCGATGTGGTAAAGATTGCCCGAACCTACACCGGAGTTCCTTACCGCATTGGCGGCTCAAATTCGTCGGGCATGGACTGTTCCGGACTGATTTTCGCGGTTTTCAATACGGTTGGTCTACAAATTCCGCGCGTTTCCTGGCAGCAGTCCGAAGTGGGTTATGAAGTAGATATACCAGAAATTGAAGCGGGTGATTTAGTATTCTTTGTGCCCGATCACGGCAAAGAAGGGTACGTTTCGCACGCGGGTATCATCACCGAAGTACGCGGAAAAGGAGATATTGTTTTTATTCACGCTTCTTCGTCGCGGGGGGTGCGGGAAGACAACCTGTACTCCAACTATTTCAAAGGCCGATTTGTGAAAGCGATTCGTCCCTATTAGAAACCGGCTTAAATTATAAGTCTTTCCAGCTAAAATAAGGCCGGGCATCGGCGTCTGTTTTCTGACCTGCCTGATACCGCTCCAGCTGTTCCAGAGCGTAGCCGTACATATTTGGAAGGGGTACCAGCGGAAAGTCGTCATTGGGCTCTCGCAGCCAGGTTTGCAGTTGACGCACCGATACGAACTGAATAGCAGTGATCTCTTCTTCCTGAAAATGAAAATCGCGGAGGCTTTTATCCGTTTGCCAGATGAACACCGCCGTATGCTCGCGATCCGTCAGGTTATTGCTCACGTCATACCCATCCACCGACATGGAAAAGAGGTATTGAAGTTCTTCCTTGGCCACCGAAATACCTAATTCTTCTTCCAGTTCCCGCCAGGCTCCCTGCCGATAGTCTTCACCCGCCGAAACGTGCCCCCCGAAACTGATGTCCCACAAGGCCGCAAACATATCTTTATCTGGATGGCGTAAATTACACAACACCTCCCCCGCCGGATTCAGAACATAAATGTGGGTTGTCCGATGCCAGTCGCCATCCCGATGAATGTGTTTTTTGGGTTTGGTAAAGCCGAGCGGGCGGTCCTGCTCATCAACTACGTCCAGCCATTCCATTTTTTTGCGATTATACCAAAAGAAAAGCTACCCATTCGAGTAGCTTAATGCGCGGCTTGTTCACTTAAAAACTCTTCCAGCCCTTCTCGCTTTTTGTTTTTCAACTTCATTTCGAGACTTTGGGCTTCGGTTCGTTTCGGAAAGCCCTGTTTAAACTTCACCACCCAGGGTTTCCCCTCAGCCGTGGTTGGATTTGCTTTCGCATTATGCTGCCAAAGTGCAATCTGCACATCTTTTGCCAAACCGATAAAATACTGGTTGGCTGTCTCGCTGAAAATAACGTATACGTAAACCATAAAAAGCCACTTGCTCCTGCTCGCCTCAAGAGTCACAAATGTACAATGCCCTCCGGTGAGTTCTATGCTTAGGCGGCAAATATTTGTAACTTTGATTAGCAACCACACCTTCATTTTATGATTCGTTTTCTTTTTTATTCCTTTCTTCTTATTGGTTATCAGACAATTGCTCAATCCGTTGAAATCAGTACCAAAGACAAAACAACGTCCTCGTCTGGCGATGATCGATACCGCCCGTTTCTGGAAGATAAAGGCTCCTGGCTGGAGATGAACGCCAAGGGCCGAACCGGTGCTTCGGTTCCCGTTGGTCGCCCTTCGCTGCTCACGCTTGATAGCAAGCCTCTGATTCAGAGCTTTTCAGGAGGGGATAATTACATTCAACTGAAAGGCACCGATACTTATTTTGTTTATGATCCGTCGGCTACTGACGCGCCCGACGGTTTTTTTGTCCTTCCTGCTCCCGGAAAAAACAATGGCTCCAGTAAGGCGGGTCGCTGGTTTCTGGCCAACCGTACAGAAATCAATGTACTGGATTTTGGTGCTAAAGGCGATTTCAATGGACAAAATGACCAAACCTGCACGAACAACACCATCCCCTTTCAGCGGGCGCTGGATGCCGCCCAGAAAGCCACTGATCCGGTTAAATACGTTATGCAAACGCCTTATAAACGCCGCTTCGCTGTTGTTCGCATTCCCAATGGAAATTATGCCTTGCGTGATGCGGTCTGGATTCGCGGGGCCGTGTGCATTGAGATGGAACCCGTTGGTTCTTACGGAGGGAGTCGGCTTATTCAGCTTAGTCCTGGCAAGCATTTGTTTCGGCTTGGCGGCGATCCCGACGGAGCCAGTTCCAATGCGATTTCCATTCGCGGTGGTATTCTACGGGCGAGATCGGCCACCCTTACACCCGGCACAGCCCTGATTTTTGGCGGGAACAGCACCGCTCAAGGCGACGGCAATCACAACTCGCTGTACATCGAAAATGTCTGGTTTCAGACGCCAGAAGATTATGGAATTCACCTGCAACGCGGTGGCGATGTTGTCATTAATCGCTGCACATTTGACGTTGCGGCCTTTCATTCCCTGCGAATCGGAGCGGCAAATACCCCGGTTGAAACCGTGGCCATTACCAACAATATTTTCTTTGATGTGCAGGCGGGAGCCATTGATTTGGTCCATGCCAAAGGCATTCAGATTGCCGATAATCGCGTTATTGGTTTAGAAAACCGGCGAATGCCTTATTTTGTCAAAGACCAGGGTGCGGTTAAGGCGACTAGCATTGGCATTCACAACAATTACCTGTCTTTTGTGAACCTTGTTCTGGATGCTTCTTCGGGGGGAAATTATAGTCTAACGAACAATTTTGGCGACGAGTTTAAAGGCCCTAGCATCGTTCTGGGCAACAATGCGACATACGACGGTATTCTTATTTCGGGCAACCGCTTCGAGGGAAACTATAGCGGCCAGATTCCAAACACAACCATTCCCAACGCTCCAATCTGGTGCCCCGCCGCTATCACAAACAGCCGGTTCGACGGAAATATTTTCAAAAATACCGGCAAGACCGCGATAGTAGGACTTCACGCGAACGACAAGCGTAATCGCCGTTTTTCGTACAAAAACAACTCATTTATTGGCTTTGAGCGGCCTTTTCTGGTAGCTGGAAGTTCGGCGGAAGGCCGGGATGCCGAAAAAACGGTTAGCATCACTAATGCGGGTATTCTAGATGTTACACAGGACGATGCGGAATTTTACCTCCTCAACGCGTCCAATGCCTCTACCGCCCTGGCCGATATTAGTCAGGCTTACATTGGCCAAACTATAAACATAACTTTTGGAGCAAACCGCGTGGTAAAACATAGCAATCGGCTGTTGCTCAACGGAAATCAGAACTTTGCGGCTCAGGTAGGCAACACCTTGACGTTGAAGCGTGATCATGAGAAATGGGTCGAAATCGCCCGGACGTCGGGTAATACTTCCAGCTCTTACCCGGAAGTAACACAGGCCCAACGACTAGCCCTTCCCAAACCAAAACCGGGTCACCACGTTTATCAAACCGACCAAAAAGAAGGCGTGTGGGTTTACAAATCATCAGGCTGGGTCTTTGCTTACTAGCTTTGATTTTTGACCCAAGCTGAAGCCTGTCATTACGTAAGCTACTCTTTGGAAATATCCGGTGAGGTAAAATCGGCAATGCGCGCTCTTACTTTCGTGCCTCGATCACTGGTGGGCGCGCTGATGGACTCAGATCCGAAAGGTTTTACCTGATCCAGATAGACAAACTCCTCTTTGTAAAGTTCACCATTTGCTTTGTAATACCGCACGGAAATTTTCACCTGATCAAATCGAATGGCCGTTGGATTGCGTAGCGTTACTTTTGCTCGTTTAACTCCGCCAAATGGGAGAATGCGGGCCGCTACGTCTACCGTTACTTTTTTGAGATCGGAACGGCTAATGGCCTCTCTCTTGGCTGTAGTTCTTGGGTCAGGGCGCACACTGACCGCAGGTTTCTGTTCTGCTTTTCCGCCTTTTTCTGAGGCTTTTAACGCCTTATTCTCTTGTTCGAGTTTAGCCAGGCGCTGTTCCAGATCGTCTTTTTTGTTACTGGAACACCCAAGAATGAATACCCATATTACCAGGAATAACGCTCTCATATTGCGCTGACGCTATCAACCAGAATTTTAGTTCGTATTGCTAGATGACTATCTTGTCAAATCCATCTATGCGTATAACATAACAAAAGGCTGTCTTCTTGCGAAAACAGCCCAGTTTATTCTTTACGTGGAGATAGTCGGATTCGAACCGACGGCCTCTACAATGCCATTGTAGCGCTCTAGCCAACTGAGCTATACCCCCTTTTTAATGAATAAGGCTTTATTCATTAATTTTATGTGGGTGCAAAGATGCGTAAAATAGGAATGCATGTCAACCAAAGTCGAAAACTTTTCCGTTTTCATTTTCCATAAATTACTCAACTATTTCAGCATCAGTCAGAATATAATTCAGTTCGTAAATATTATCGGCATTTAATTTCAGCGTTCCGTGAAACGTCCGGCGCTCATCGGTCTTAAATTTGCGTCCGCCTTTTTTAAATTTCAACGAAACAACTGATTCCGGACCTGCACCACCGCAAAAGAAACACGCACTAAACGGAAAAGCCGACAATACATACATGTTTGACTCCAGGTCAACCGGCAATACGTAGCCAGTTAACTCAACCGGTTTGCCATTCAATTTCTGAACTCCCGGTCCAAAAGTTGGATAAAGCATGTAAACGGACTCTTCGGGATACCATTTCTTCTTAAAGGTAACATCCCGCAACATTTCCCACGACAACTTTACCGGTTCTGCGGCAACATTGCTTTTCGTGACAGGTATTTCAGGCCCAATAGCCGGGCGAAAGGCCATAGTCGTTACCAAGGCAAACAAAGTAGCAAGGCAAACAAGTTTTTTCATAGCTGGCTTATCTTCAGGTTCCGTATACTCACAAATCTACGGTCTTTTCAAAAGCAAAACAACCAACGGTTTGGTTTGGTTCTAGTGCCCGTTTTTTTGCACCAAATGGCATTTTTCCAGTTATATTGTGGTTTTTCCGCTACCTTTACTTTGTGATCAATGCAGACAACGATAAACCTCTGTCTGAGCCTACGGATGTCTTAAAAGTGGAGGCTCCTCCCTCTACCCGTCGGTTCATACGGCTCTTTGCAGCTACCATTGCCATTGTAGCCATCTTACTAACTGTCGGTCAGATAGTTACACAGGTTGTCTTGCGCGATTTGGTCAACATGATTGAAATTATCCGCAGTTCGGCCTGGCAGCGCCACCAAAGCCAGCAGCTTACCCGACAGGCCCTGCAATTGACCCAATCGTCGACCAAGGCGGATTATGATTCCAACCTGATTGAGTTTCGGAAAATCTACAATCAATTTCTTGAAACTCACCTCAACGCCCGGCAGGGAACATTACCGCATAGCGACATTTCGGTTGAGTATAGCGACAGTGTTAATATGCGTTATCGCAGCCTTGTTCCTTACTTCTCGGCGCTTCAGAAAAATGCGCTGAGTTTGATTCATAAAGCGGAACAGGCCCCCGAACCCAAAAGCCTCAACCCTGAGCCCGAACTATCTGCACTTACCCAGTACGATGGCCCTTTCTTGCAGAAAGTGGATGAGGTAATCCAGCAAAGTAATCGCGAAAATGCGCGCCGCATGGCAACGCTTAAGCAATTAAATTTATATCTGTACGTATTTACATTACTGGTGTTGGCGTTAGTCGGCTGGTTTATTATTCGACCGGCTATTTTGCGGTTGCAGCAAGCTATTCGGCAATTGATTGAAGCTGAGACAACTACGGCTATGGCAAACCGGAAACTGCTTTCGTTGAACCGTACCCTGAAAGAAACGCGGCAACAACTGTTTGACGCAACCCGGCAGCAGTATCAACAACAAATGGATGAACAAAAGCTGCGTACATCGTATTTGTTGGCGGGACAGGAAGAAGAACGCAAACGACTTTCCCGTGATTTACACGATGGCATTGGCCAAATGCTAACCGCCATCAAATTACAGATTGAAAGCCTGGAAACCAGTCTGAACGGCCCAAACAAGAAGGCTCAGAACATAGGCACACTCAAGGCACTGGTGACGCAGACTATCCAGGAAGCGCGGAACGTGTCGAACAACCTCATGCCCACGGTTTTGAGCGATTTCGGACTGATACCAGCGCTGGAAATGCTAGCTGATACCAACGCGCAGGACAGTCCAATTGAAGTTATTTTTCATACCACCTTGAATGATATTCGGTTTGAGAAAAATCTTGAAATTGTCCTTTATCGAATTAGTCAGGAAGCGGTCAGCAATGCAATTCGGCACGCAAAACCGCATCAGATTACGATAGAATTATTTGAAAAAGATAATTATCTGCATTTAATTGTCTGCGATGACGGAATCGGTTTCCGCGTTCAACGTTCATCGAAACCCCAGAGTGGTCGCCAATCCCAGGGCATTCATAACATGCAGGAGCGGGCCACCCTGATTAATGCAAAATTTAAATTGACATCGGCTCCCGACAAAGGAACCAGAGTGCAAGTTAGTATCCCTTTTAAACTCGCTTATCTTGAACATGAATACAATCAAACTGATGCTGGTCGATGACCATTCCATCGTTCGCAACGGTATTCGCTCTCTTCTTGAACAGGTTGATGATTTTGAAATCATTGACGAAGCAACCGACGGAGAAGAAGCTCTTGAAAAATTAAAAACGCACCAGCCTGATATCATTATGATGGATATATCCTTACCGGGTATGTCAGGAATTCAGACAACGCAGGTTATCAGCCGGTTATACAAAAATGTACGGACACTCATGCTGTCCATGCACAACAATGAAGATTACATCATGCGCTCGGTAGAAGCGGGCGCTTATGGATATATCCTAAAAGATTCTTCCAGTGATGAAATGATCAAGGCGCTGCAAACCATCCAAAGTGGGGAAAAATACTTTAGTTCACCCGTAGCCAACATCATTTTAAATGGCTATATGTCGCAGTTGAAGAAGACGGACAAAAACAGCCGCCTGCGCCGCTCGAAGCTTTCTAAAAAGGAAAAAGAAATTCTTCAATTTCTGGTAGATGGTATGAGCAGTCGGGAAATTGCCGAAAAACTGCAACTTTCCGTTCGGACTGTAGACAACCACCGCGCCAACATGATGCGTCGATTGCAGGTAAAGAATGCCGCTGAGTTAGTCAAAATGGCGGTGGAAGAGAAATTAATTTGACATTATTGGCGGTATCTCTAATTTTAAGCCGCATCACGGAATGATATTCCTCGTTTGATGGTTATTTTACTCAGTATAAAGTAGAACATCCGATGGCGGAATATCTTTTCCACTAAGGATAATTCTAGTTAATTGATCGAATAAATAGCAAACACAAAACCTATCCAAATTATGGCACTGCGATTAGGCGATGTTGCCCCGGACTTTACTGCTGAAACAACCGAGGGAACCATCAATTTTCACGAATGGCTGGGCAACTCCTGGGGAATGATTTTTTCCCACCCTGCTGACTTCACCCCGGTTTGTACCACAGAGTTAGGCCGTACGGCTCAACTAAAAGATGAGTTTGATAAACGCGGCGTAAAAGTTATTGCCGTGAGTGTTGATCCACTGGATTCGCATAACAAGTGGATTGGCGATATTAATGAAACCCAGAAAACAACCGTTAATTTCCCCCTCATTGCCGATGAGAACCGGAAAGTGGCGGAGTTGTACGATATGATTCACCCCAATGCCAGCGAAAAAGCAACGGTTCGTTCGGTGTTCATTATCGGACCGGATAAGAAAATTAAGCTTACGCTGACTTACCCTGCATCAACAGGTCGTAACTTCTTTGAAATTCTGCGCGTCATTGATTCCTTGCAGCTAACGGCTAATTACCAGGTTGCTACCCCTGCTGATTGGCAGGAAGGAGATGACTGTATTGTTGTTCCGGCTGTTAGTACGGAAGATGCCATTCAGAAATTCCCGAAAGGCGTAAACGTAATCAAGCCTTACCTGCGCACCACGCCGCAACCGAATAAATAATCGGCGGTAAGGGTCATAAAAAGGGAACGGCAGATTAGTCTCCGTTCCCTTTTCTATTTATAGATTAAATGATTGTTACAAAACATTTGCCTTTGACCTGCGGTTAACGATGTTGTATTTAAAACAAACACTAATCGTTATGACAGCTTTGAAAGACAAGGTCAAGGACACCTTCGGCAAAGAATTTAATGACTCGCACGATGAAGGTATTGTTGCCAGAACCATTGAGGAACAAACGGCGAAATTACCTTCTGATATATTCCTATGGGCTTCGCTTGCTTCGATGGGCGCTTCGCTATTTTATAAGTTCCAGGAAGAAAATGATAAAGCACTTTTTGTTGGCCAATGGGCGGCACCTTTCCTCCTACTGGGTATTTACAACAAATTGGTAAAACTCGAAGGCTCCGACAAGTCGGACAAAGAGTAAACCGTAATAGTGCGCAATTTTTAACCCGGTTAACGCCGGGTTTTTTATTTTTGCCCCATCATGGAGCGAATTATTCTTTTTTTGTACCGAACACGCAAAACGCTGGTTTTGCCGTTGCTCGCAATCGCTGTGCTATTTGGGCTCTGGTGGCTATTTCGGGAGGGCGAAGTACAAAAAAGAGAGTGGCATTATATCCCCGACTTTGGCATTCGGGTGCCGACTGCCTATCCCATCCACGGCATTGACGTTTCGCACCACAACAAAAAAATCAATTGGCAAAAAGTACGGCGTATCCAAGCCAACGGCATCGGGCTTCAGTTTGTGTTTGTTAAAGCCACTGAAGGCGTCACGCTGGTGGATCGGCAGTTCAAAACCAACTGGCGCGAGGCAGGAAAAGCCGGGTTGAAACGGGGTGCCTACCATTTTTACCATCCTCGACGGGATGCCGAAAAGCAAGCCAAAAACTTTATTAAAACCGTTGATCTCGACGCGGGTGACTTTGCGCCCGTTCTGGATTTTGAGATTGATTGGAATGTTAATTCGGAGAAGCTTATTGCTGACTTACAGCTTTGGCTTAACCTGGTTGAAAACCATTATGGCGTTAAACCCATTATTTATACCAATCGGCACTTCTACCGGCGTTATATTGCCGGAAATTTCGATGACTATCCACTCTGGCTGGCTGATTATACGAAAGAACATCTGGACGATTACCAAACTGAACGACTTTATTTCTGGCAACACAATAAAGGCGGCTCAGTGAGCGGTATCCGCGGTCAGGTAGATTTTAACGTTTTTCTATTTGACTCGACCCGGGTACAGGAAGTATGCCTTTGACTTTATTCTTAAAAATCGTAGATCGCAACTATGTTAACCAACTACTCGTTTGCTCAGCTTCCGGCTTACCTGCAACTTCAGGAGCACTTCCAACACCTGAAAGATCGCCATATCAAAGATCTGTTTTCGGACAATCCAGATCGGTTTAGCCAATTTTCGCTTCGTTTTGAAGACATGCTGGTCGATTTCTCCAAGAACCGCATCACTGCCGAAACACTGGAGCTACTTCGCGCACTGGCTGGACAAGCTGGCTTACACGAAGCCACTGAAAAGATGTTTACGGGCGACAAAATTAACGCTACGGAGAATCGATCCGTACTCCATGTTGCCCTGCGAAATCGGTCTAACGAGCCAATTTTGTCCGACGGTCGGGATGTCATGCCCGAAGTAAATGAGGTGCTTGACAAGATGAAAGGTTTTTCGGAGCGCATCATTTCCGGCGATTGGAAAGGGTATTCCGGCAAAGCCATTACGGATATTGTCAACATCGGCATTGGGGGTTCTGACCTCGGCCCGGTGATGGTCACAGAAGCGCTGAAGCCTTACGCCAAGCCTAATCTGAACGTTCATTTTGTTTCAAACGTCGATGGGGTACATATTTACGAAACCCTGCAAACGGTCGATCCGGAAACGACGCTCTTCATGATCGCTTCGAAGACGTTTACCACGCAGGAAACCATGGCAAACGCCCATTCAGCGCGGCAATGGCTTATTGATAAAGCAGGTGACGAAAGTGCTGTTGCAAAACATTTTGTGGCCATTTCGACGAACAAATCTGAGGTAGAGAAATTCGGTATCGATGCCGATAATATGTTCGTTTTTTGGGACTGGGTAGGCGGTCGCTATTCGCTCTGGTCGGCCATTGGTCTTT of Tellurirhabdus bombi contains these proteins:
- a CDS encoding right-handed parallel beta-helix repeat-containing protein, with protein sequence MIRFLFYSFLLIGYQTIAQSVEISTKDKTTSSSGDDRYRPFLEDKGSWLEMNAKGRTGASVPVGRPSLLTLDSKPLIQSFSGGDNYIQLKGTDTYFVYDPSATDAPDGFFVLPAPGKNNGSSKAGRWFLANRTEINVLDFGAKGDFNGQNDQTCTNNTIPFQRALDAAQKATDPVKYVMQTPYKRRFAVVRIPNGNYALRDAVWIRGAVCIEMEPVGSYGGSRLIQLSPGKHLFRLGGDPDGASSNAISIRGGILRARSATLTPGTALIFGGNSTAQGDGNHNSLYIENVWFQTPEDYGIHLQRGGDVVINRCTFDVAAFHSLRIGAANTPVETVAITNNIFFDVQAGAIDLVHAKGIQIADNRVIGLENRRMPYFVKDQGAVKATSIGIHNNYLSFVNLVLDASSGGNYSLTNNFGDEFKGPSIVLGNNATYDGILISGNRFEGNYSGQIPNTTIPNAPIWCPAAITNSRFDGNIFKNTGKTAIVGLHANDKRNRRFSYKNNSFIGFERPFLVAGSSAEGRDAEKTVSITNAGILDVTQDDAEFYLLNASNASTALADISQAYIGQTINITFGANRVVKHSNRLLLNGNQNFAAQVGNTLTLKRDHEKWVEIARTSGNTSSSYPEVTQAQRLALPKPKPGHHVYQTDQKEGVWVYKSSGWVFAY
- a CDS encoding DUF3299 domain-containing protein is translated as MKKLVCLATLFALVTTMAFRPAIGPEIPVTKSNVAAEPVKLSWEMLRDVTFKKKWYPEESVYMLYPTFGPGVQKLNGKPVELTGYVLPVDLESNMYVLSAFPFSACFFCGGAGPESVVSLKFKKGGRKFKTDERRTFHGTLKLNADNIYELNYILTDAEIVE
- a CDS encoding ATP-binding protein, giving the protein MINADNDKPLSEPTDVLKVEAPPSTRRFIRLFAATIAIVAILLTVGQIVTQVVLRDLVNMIEIIRSSAWQRHQSQQLTRQALQLTQSSTKADYDSNLIEFRKIYNQFLETHLNARQGTLPHSDISVEYSDSVNMRYRSLVPYFSALQKNALSLIHKAEQAPEPKSLNPEPELSALTQYDGPFLQKVDEVIQQSNRENARRMATLKQLNLYLYVFTLLVLALVGWFIIRPAILRLQQAIRQLIEAETTTAMANRKLLSLNRTLKETRQQLFDATRQQYQQQMDEQKLRTSYLLAGQEEERKRLSRDLHDGIGQMLTAIKLQIESLETSLNGPNKKAQNIGTLKALVTQTIQEARNVSNNLMPTVLSDFGLIPALEMLADTNAQDSPIEVIFHTTLNDIRFEKNLEIVLYRISQEAVSNAIRHAKPHQITIELFEKDNYLHLIVCDDGIGFRVQRSSKPQSGRQSQGIHNMQERATLINAKFKLTSAPDKGTRVQVSIPFKLAYLEHEYNQTDAGR
- a CDS encoding response regulator transcription factor, whose protein sequence is MLVDDHSIVRNGIRSLLEQVDDFEIIDEATDGEEALEKLKTHQPDIIMMDISLPGMSGIQTTQVISRLYKNVRTLMLSMHNNEDYIMRSVEAGAYGYILKDSSSDEMIKALQTIQSGEKYFSSPVANIILNGYMSQLKKTDKNSRLRRSKLSKKEKEILQFLVDGMSSREIAEKLQLSVRTVDNHRANMMRRLQVKNAAELVKMAVEEKLI
- a CDS encoding peroxiredoxin — its product is MALRLGDVAPDFTAETTEGTINFHEWLGNSWGMIFSHPADFTPVCTTELGRTAQLKDEFDKRGVKVIAVSVDPLDSHNKWIGDINETQKTTVNFPLIADENRKVAELYDMIHPNASEKATVRSVFIIGPDKKIKLTLTYPASTGRNFFEILRVIDSLQLTANYQVATPADWQEGDDCIVVPAVSTEDAIQKFPKGVNVIKPYLRTTPQPNK
- a CDS encoding glycoside hydrolase family 25 protein produces the protein MERIILFLYRTRKTLVLPLLAIAVLFGLWWLFREGEVQKREWHYIPDFGIRVPTAYPIHGIDVSHHNKKINWQKVRRIQANGIGLQFVFVKATEGVTLVDRQFKTNWREAGKAGLKRGAYHFYHPRRDAEKQAKNFIKTVDLDAGDFAPVLDFEIDWNVNSEKLIADLQLWLNLVENHYGVKPIIYTNRHFYRRYIAGNFDDYPLWLADYTKEHLDDYQTERLYFWQHNKGGSVSGIRGQVDFNVFLFDSTRVQEVCL